The genomic region TCTGTAAATCTTCATCAGTAAATTTATATGAGTAATTAACTTCTCCTTTTCCTATTCCGTGTAGCCTATAATACTTCATTTGAGTTAAGGAGTTATGCCTAAATGGATCAACTACGTGAACTACCCCAGTTCTTTCTAAAACTTCCTTCAAAAGGCTCTCATTATCGTACCAAGAGCCTCTAGGTTCCCAAGCATAAATAAAGCCCTTCTCTAAAGTTGAGAAATAGTCTATTAGCCTTTTCACGTTTTCCTCCGAAGGCTTAAAAGATGCAGGAGATTGAAAAACTATGATCCTAGCGTTCAATTCCCTAGCTTCCTTTAGCGTTACTTCAGTTGCCTCCTCAACTTCCTTTGTTTCCTTAAAGGACCCAAAGTTCTCCTTATTTCCTTGGAATTTCTTCATCCTCTTATAAGTAGTCGCGTTATATTCGTGAGTTATTACTTGCAGTGCCTTTAACGTTAGCTCTACACGATTTTCCTCCGCCATCTTCCTCCATCTGCTTAGCGTTATTTCACTGACCACGTCGTAGAAAGTTTGTTGAACTTCTAATACGTCAAAATATTTGAAGTGCTTATTAGTAAAACCGCAAGTACCTACTTTTATCATATTTCATTTTCTTTTATCTCTTCTTTTAACCTTTACCACATAGCGGAATATCCCTAACGTAATATACCTTATTTCCTTCAAGTTTAAACTCCTTAATTTCAACTTCTAAGCCCTTGGCTAGCGCTAGATAGAAAGTTTCAGCAAACTTTTTATCAGTTTCAGCATTCGGAGAAAAACACTCCGCATCATCTCTCATTACCAAGACTAGAAGCTTTGCCTTCATTCCACTTTCAATTGCCTTCATCAGCTCTTCCAAATGTCTCCTACCTCTCTCGGTTGGCGCATCAGGGAAAAGTGCTACTCCGTTCTTAACGAGCGTACAACCTTTCACTTCAACGTAAGTATTCTCAAAAAAGAAATCTATTCTACTGTCTCCAAGCTTTACTTCCGACCTCGAATTCTCTGGAAGAAACTTTTTAGCAATAACGTTGTGAATACTGGAGTCAGTTATAACCCATCTTCCGTCCCAGGCCGCAGTCACTTGGCAGGAAGTTTTCCTTCCTCTACCTTTTTCAGTTTGTCTTATAAGAATTCTATTTCCAGGGTAAATCAGTTCTTCTAGTCTTCCCGGATCATGCAAGTGGCAAAGCTTTCCACTCTTTGTTTGTACCAGAAATCTATTTAATCTACTTTCCACAATTTCCTCGTGAAGAGTTTCCTTAAATTCGTAAACGAGTGATGATAAATTCATTTCTGAACTGTGAAGAACGGTGTAGGGACTGATTAAAAATTTTCAGCCTATATTTGCATAGTAAATTAATAACTTAAATTCGATAGAACTTCTATAGTTGCTACTATGATAAACGCAGAAAAGTTTCTTTACAGCTTAAGGTTCTTCCTCTAGAGTCCATAATTTTCAATAAATTTTAACATTAATTTTTAATTATCTGGCATAAGAAAAGCTCATGAGACTTTGGTCAATTCATCCAAAATACCTTGATACTCGAGGACTTTTAGGCTTATGGAGAGAAGGCTTACTTGCTCAGAAAGTTCTCTTAGGAGAAACAAGGGGATATAAAAACCATCCTCAGCTAATAAGGTTTAAGAGAACGAGCGATCCTATTCTTTATCTTGGAACTTATCTTTATTACGTTTACCTAGAAGGAGTGAGGAGAGGGTACTCCTTTAATAAGGAGAAAATAGTTAAATACGACCTAACCTTGAGGATGCCGGTAACAGAGGGTCAAATAAATTATGAATTCCACCACTTGCTTGAGAAGTTGAAAATCAGAAACCCTAAAATATATGCAGAGTTACTCCAAGTTAAAATAATAGAGGTAAACCCTATATTCTTCGTCATTAAAGGTGGAATGGAAGAATGGGAAAAGGTTGCATTTTTTAATACGCAGAATGCAATATAATACCATGAAGAAGTTTAAGTACTTTACAATCTCTGATCTAGCCTTAGGAACTTGGAAAATGGGTGGAGGTTTCTGGACTCCAAGTTACGAAAACGACGAAAGGGATGTGAACGCAATAAAGAAAGCTATAGAGCTAGGAATTACAACTATTGACACTGCAGAAATGTACGGCGGAGGTCATGCAGAAGAATTAGTGGGCAAAGCAATAAAGGACTTCAAAAGGGACGACATTTTTATTATAACTAAAGTTTGGCCAAACCACGCAAAGTATGAGGACGTAATAAAGTCAGCAAAGGCAAGTAGTTCAAGGCTCGGCACTTTCATAGACCTTTACTTACTTCACTGGCCTTCTTCCTCAGTACCAATATGCGAAACTATGAGCGCATTTGAAAAACTTGTGGAAGACGGAATCGTAAAGTTCATTGGTTTGAGCAATTTTAAACCAGAAGGTATACAAAAGGTCAACGAATGCCTTAAGAAGAACGAGGTAACTGCAATTGAAAACCATTACAGCTTGCTGGATAGGAGTGATGAAGATACTCTGGAGTATGCAAAAAAGAACGGGATTGCGTATTTTTCCTATACTCCCTTAGAAAAAGGAAGGATATCACAAATTAAGGTACTAGACGAAATTGCTAAAAAGTACAATAAAACGCCAATTCAAGTTGCTTTAAATTGGTACATATCCATTGATGTTATGATTCCCATAGTCAAGGCAAGTAATATAAAGCATTTAGAAGAGAACGCCGGAGCAATGGGGTGGAAATTAAGTAAGGAAGATTGGGAAGCAATAGCTAAAGCTTAGGAAACTGGGGTAGTCCTCCCTGGAAGGGGCAAATCTTTTGTGAATTAATTTTCCTTTTTGTAAACGAAGTGACGTTATAACTTTAATACCTCTCGTGGTAATATTTTATTGAAGATGTGGGGGGAGTTGTCTGGTGGATACCAGGCGACAATGATCCCCAAGTTTTATTATTTTTATTATCATCAGTTGTTCTATTTATGATAGACATAGACGACGCTGGAGATTTAGGTAAGGGCAGTAAATACTTTGTTTTAGCAGGAGTTACAGTTTACTCAGATTGCAAAAAATACCTTGAGGAAGCTTTAAAGGCTGCGAAAGTCAAGAAGTAAGAAGAACCTTTATCAGTTATATATCAAAAATGGAATTGAAAGCAACAATTTACAGAGAAGGGGGTTAAGGAGGCGTAAAGCCTCGCAGGCGGGGATGGATAACCCCCTTATATTTAAATACTTCTTTGTCAAAATTTTCTTTTGATGGCTAGGAGGGGAAATAAAGCGATCAGATCAACTGTTTCGATGAAGATCGCAGTCTCTGATTCCCTCCTAGCCCTTGTTAATAACTACGTTAAAGCACTCCGTTTCACCCTATTCTGGCTGAAGGAAAATGTGAAAAACCCGGAAGAGAAGGGAGTGCTTTCGAAAGTCCACGAGGAGTTGTATGAGAAGTTAAGAGGGGAATACAATCTACCGTCAAAGGTTGCTGAGGACTGTTATCGTGATGCCCTTTCAATATACAAGGGATGGTATAATAATCCGAGAAGGGGACGTTTCCCAAGAGTGTATAAACTCACTGTTTGGTTAACACCAAAGGCTAGCTATGACGTGGATTTCGAGAGAATGATTGTTAGGATAACAAGTGTTGGAGAACTACCAATCTTGGGATATCCTAGGAACTTGAAGGAGTACTTAAGCTGGAGGATGAGGGAGGCTAGGTTAGTGATCAGAGACGGTAAGGCTTTCCTCAAGGTCGTTTTTGAGAAAGAAGGAGAGAAGGTTGAGGCAAGGGAAAGTATTGCCGTAGACGTTAATATGGCTGAAGTAGTCGTAGGGAAGGACGACAAAAACTACGTTAGGATTCCAACTCGTCTCGAAGAGGCTCATCACTGGAAGTCTTTAGCTGAAAACCTACAAAGGAAATACCCAAGGAGGTGGATGGAGAATAAGAGGATCTTGTATAGAGTCCGTTCTTTCCACATAAAGGCTAAGAGGGTTATGGAGGATTTTGCTAGAAAAGTGGGGAGGTGGGTTGTTGAAGTAACAAGAATGATGGGTTCTAACGTCATTAAGTTAGAGAACCTTAAGAACCTCATCAAGAATGTGGAAAAGCTACCTAAGGAGTTTCACGATAAGTTGTATCTTATGCAGTATCGTCGTATTCAATATTGGATTGTTTGGCAGGCTAAGAAACACGGAATGATTGTTGAGTTTGTTAATCCCAGTTATTCTTCAATCTCATGCCCAAAATGCGGTCAAAGGATGGTTGAGGTTTCCCATCGTTGGTTTAAGTGCTCATGTGGTTATGAGAATGATCGTGATGTTATTGCTGTAGTTAATCTTAATGGGAGGGGTTCTCTGAGCCTCTCGACTGCCCCTCAAATGAGGGATGTAAGAACGAATCGATGAGGGGAACCCTCGCCCTTTAGGGCGGGGAGAAAGTCAGGTGTTGGAAAAGGCAGGAATTAAAACAGATGAGGGAATTTTGCTTTCCAACCTTTTAAGGAACATTTTCCCTGACGACGAAAAAATCCTAGAAATAATAATTGACGATTTTCTAAATAACGAGAGAAAAAGAAGGGAATTGGAAAATAAATTGAAATGTGAGGTATCAAAGTTTTTTAACAAACCTTGTAGAGTAATGAGCGAAGCTTGTCTGCAAGTTGCGGATTATTTCGCTTCAGTTTATTGGAGATATATAGAAAAATCTGAGGATTCCCTCTTTCTCTTGATAAAAAATAAAATTAAAAGAATAGTATATGATATTCAGTAGTTCAAAACCACGAACTTTTTCCCAGTATAAAAGACAGACAACAAATATAGAAACACATGAAGTTGCCTTTAATCTTCACAAAAAGGTTATTAACAGACCCTTATACCTTAGGTTGGGGAATAGCTTTCATGTTCTTCTGGAACTATAGTTATGTTATTAAACGTTTTGAGGAGATAGGAGAGGAATTAGGGATTAAGGTAACGAAAGTAGATGAGTCTTACACCTCTAAAACTTGTTCCCTATGTGGGGAAGCCCATAAGCGTATTAAACGTGGTTTGTTTAAGTGTCCCCGCGTGGGGAAGGTTATGAATGCGGATTTGAATGGTGCGATAAATATCCTACATATCCCCGAGTCTCTAGGATCTGGGAGTGGAGGGCAACTCCCAGTGAGGGATAGGGGTAATGGGCTGAAGACCCAGCCCGTGGTCTACCGCTGGACGAATGGAGCGGGGTGGCTAAAAGCCACCAGCTATGAGATGATGAGAATGAAGGTGGTAAACCACAACCCATGATCCGCCCTAAGGGAACCCTCGCCCTTTTAGGGCGGGGAGGGGGTCAGAAAAAATGAAGTATGATCCTAGACTTTCACAATTACGTTTCTTCGCAGCGTTTTCTGTCGCTCTCTACCACTTATGGACGTTACAAATAATTCCTCTCGTCTTCTTCCGCCCTGGCTGGTTAGGAGTTCCCCTCTTCTTCGAGTTGTCGATTTACTTGTTACTGAACAGGCTTGATGATAACCCCTCAATCAAACGATATTTCAAAAGGAGAATTAAACGAATATGGCCACTTTACTTCATGGCAGTTGTGTCAGTTTTCTTTGCAGATAAATACGTGCTGCATCTCGACGTTACGTATTATGATTTGATACTTCATTTCGCGTTCGTTTCATTTGCTTTTACTCCATTCTCTTTTCAGTACCTTTTCTGGTCACTTCAGCTAGAAGAGTGGATGTACCTAGTTATCCCTTTTATTCACATGGTTGACGATAAGACAAAATTTAGGATTGGTGTAACGTTTACCCTGGTTTCACTTTTCTACAGTCTCTTCATTGTCTTTCTTCCCTATGACGAATTTCATCTACTTTATTTCATGCCACCTTACTGGTTAGGTGCGTATGGATGGGGAATAATAGCTTATCTCTTGCAAAAGAAGAACTACAGACCCAATAGCAATATACATTATATTATAATAGGATTAATACTCCTACAGTACGTTTTTGTAGCGTTATACGTAAAAACTGAGTTCGTGTATGAGTTCTACACAAAGTTTGCCCTCTATAACTTAATTCTGCCCTTTTTTGCTCTCATGATAATCAAACCACCGGTCATCATTAACAAAGCAACTGTGTTCCTCGGTGAGGTGAGCTATGGGATTTACTTGTGGACGTTGCTTTTTCAAGAGCTTTTCGGTGCCATAGGTATAATTTACGGTATTTTAGCTGCAATAGCAACAGAGTTCCCATTAAGGAGGAGAGAGACAATTAGAAGGCTAGAGAGCATCCACTATCTTTGAATTTATATTTTTTAGCTTTACGTCGTATATTATAATTATGCTATCGTCACTGGGTAAATTTTCTCTAGCCTTCATAATAACGTTTACCATAATCAATACAATGATTCAAGTCGATCTGTCGTCCGTCGGATATCCTCAAATACCCTACTTTACGACAATCGTTAACCCGCAAGCTTTTACTGCAATCATTCACTCTACTTCAGTAACTAACATGCCGTTTGCCTTCATCCTTTATGCAGTAGGTTTACTGATTTTCAACGCATTAATCAATTTTGTCGCGGGCATACCAATCGTTTTCTACGAAATGGCTGCAATTTCTGGATAGTAATGGGGGCTTTCATCGAGTCAGCGAGTATTTCTAACTCATTAGCAGTTTACTACACCGCAAGTTGGTACGGCATAATAGCGTTGTTAGCAACTTCATCATTTGCAACTTCCATAGCAATGATGATATATTATCAATCCGGTGGTTTATCATATTTCACAAGGTTTTCAAAATTAACTCCTAAATATTATCTATTTTCCCTTTACTTCACAATGCTAGTAACAACTACAGTTGTAAGTATAATAATGGGATTGGGAGTAGTTTCGCTCTTTTCCTATCATTTTGAAGAAACGATAGCTCCCAAGAACTGGGGCTTATTTTTCCTCGATGCAATACTTTCCGGAGTATTTTATTTACCTTTATCCTTACTTTTAGAGGAGCTTACAATAGTTACTTCAAGGAGGCTGAGCAATGCCATCTCATTCATTCCCATAGTCTTGGCTTACCTCTTCGGTTTTTCTTATATGAACATAAACCTGGGTAACTTAGTTTATTACAGCCCATTCCTTTCAATACAAGTTTTAGGAATGAAGAGTTTCTTTACAAAGAGCATTCCGCTGAACTTTAACGACTTTAAAGGGCCTACCCTTAACGTGGAATACGCAATAATCTCACTGACAGGTTGGTCTATAATCCTTTCGCTCGCGTCAATGTTAATCTTCAGGAGGTTATATTACAGAAGTCTTGAGGAGGCGAGGATAGCATGATAGAACTTAGCGACGTTCACGTATATTACGATAAGGAAGTAATAAAAGGAGTAAACATGAAGGTAGATGGCGAAAAAGTGCTACTTCTAGGCCCTAATGGTTCCGGCAAATCAACGTTACTTAGTGCCATTGCAGGAATAATTCCGTACAAGGGAAGCATAAGGATTGATGGAATGGAAGTTAGGAACGTCAAGAACTATAACGCAGTTGCAACTAATTTACCTCAAGCTTTTTCTATAGGGCTGCCAATAGACGACGTAATAGAGATTTACGATGAGTTAAAAGGATTAAAGATTAACGTAAAAGTAGAGCTTGAGAAGTTAGGAATAAAAACTAACAAGAAGATTTACCAACTTTCGGCAGGGCAGGGAGTTATAGTTAGGACTCTCATTGCCTTGGCTACAGATCCTAAGGTAATTCTAATTGATAAACCATTCGAGAACGTAGATGTTGCAAAGAGGAAAATTGTAGTAAATTGGTTAAAAGAATACGGTAAGGAGGGAATAATAGTAACTCACGAAGTTGATATTGCAAAGCAGTTCAGCGATTATAAGGCTTTCATTATACTTGAAGGAAAAGTATTTGGGCCAATAACTGTTAGCGACTTATTATCTTCCTCAGTAGTTATGGGAGAAGATCCTTCAGCTTTGCTTACCTTAGAAATTAACGGGAGGAAAGTGTTGTTGGTTAGAGGAGATAAAGGATATAAGATGAACGCAATAGGCAATTTAGAGAGGCTGTATAATTTAGTGGAGGAATGAGGATGGAAAAAGACTTAATAAAGGAATCTAAAGAGATTGCAGAAAAAATAATTAAGGGAGAATTTAGGTTAACAATTGCTAAATATTACCTACTTTGGTCTACTTTTCCATTAGTTCTCTTTGCATTATTCCTTATTAACACTAGATATCCCTTCCTGAATTACCCGATAGCCCTTTCTGGATATTTATATTACAATTTTAAAATTTTTTCAGATTTTTCAAAAACAGTCGAAAGAGTTAATGGGATTAAAAGACGTGGAAAAGGCAAATATTACGTAATTGCATACTTCGCATTATGGTCGATCCCAGCGGCAATGGTAATCGTTGGCTCAGATTTTAACTATCCTTACTTAACGTTAGCAGGCTCTGCAATTTTTGGAATTGTTTATTCCTTTTTTGCTTATTACGACTTCAAAAAGTCATTCTATGATTTCCACTATTATGACTTGTTAGCCATGATAACTTTCATGGCAGAAATTATAAGCATAGGTATTTGCGTTACGTTAAAAATACAGCTCCTAGAGATAATGTGGATTCCATTCACTTTATCCTGGATTTATGCTGCTTATGCATCTTTCATGGAGGTAATTGAAGGTGAGTGATGATTTAAAGAAGTTAATGGACATACTTAGCGATCCGGCATTAAACAACTCAGTTAGGTTAGGAATTCTCCTGGCTTTATATGGTTTAGAATCAATA from Acidianus ambivalens harbors:
- a CDS encoding ATP-binding cassette domain-containing protein, with product MIELSDVHVYYDKEVIKGVNMKVDGEKVLLLGPNGSGKSTLLSAIAGIIPYKGSIRIDGMEVRNVKNYNAVATNLPQAFSIGLPIDDVIEIYDELKGLKINVKVELEKLGIKTNKKIYQLSAGQGVIVRTLIALATDPKVILIDKPFENVDVAKRKIVVNWLKEYGKEGIIVTHEVDIAKQFSDYKAFIILEGKVFGPITVSDLLSSSVVMGEDPSALLTLEINGRKVLLVRGDKGYKMNAIGNLERLYNLVEE
- a CDS encoding acyltransferase family protein, which produces MKYDPRLSQLRFFAAFSVALYHLWTLQIIPLVFFRPGWLGVPLFFELSIYLLLNRLDDNPSIKRYFKRRIKRIWPLYFMAVVSVFFADKYVLHLDVTYYDLILHFAFVSFAFTPFSFQYLFWSLQLEEWMYLVIPFIHMVDDKTKFRIGVTFTLVSLFYSLFIVFLPYDEFHLLYFMPPYWLGAYGWGIIAYLLQKKNYRPNSNIHYIIIGLILLQYVFVALYVKTEFVYEFYTKFALYNLILPFFALMIIKPPVIINKATVFLGEVSYGIYLWTLLFQELFGAIGIIYGILAAIATEFPLRRRETIRRLESIHYL
- a CDS encoding DUF72 domain-containing protein translates to MIKVGTCGFTNKHFKYFDVLEVQQTFYDVVSEITLSRWRKMAEENRVELTLKALQVITHEYNATTYKRMKKFQGNKENFGSFKETKEVEEATEVTLKEARELNARIIVFQSPASFKPSEENVKRLIDYFSTLEKGFIYAWEPRGSWYDNESLLKEVLERTGVVHVVDPFRHNSLTQMKYYRLHGIGKGEVNYSYKFTDEDLQKLKDMVKGGSSTTIYVLFNNIYSFDDALRFKKMLG
- a CDS encoding aldo/keto reductase, which codes for MKKFKYFTISDLALGTWKMGGGFWTPSYENDERDVNAIKKAIELGITTIDTAEMYGGGHAEELVGKAIKDFKRDDIFIITKVWPNHAKYEDVIKSAKASSSRLGTFIDLYLLHWPSSSVPICETMSAFEKLVEDGIVKFIGLSNFKPEGIQKVNECLKKNEVTAIENHYSLLDRSDEDTLEYAKKNGIAYFSYTPLEKGRISQIKVLDEIAKKYNKTPIQVALNWYISIDVMIPIVKASNIKHLEENAGAMGWKLSKEDWEAIAKA
- a CDS encoding RNA-guided endonuclease TnpB family protein produces the protein MARRGNKAIRSTVSMKIAVSDSLLALVNNYVKALRFTLFWLKENVKNPEEKGVLSKVHEELYEKLRGEYNLPSKVAEDCYRDALSIYKGWYNNPRRGRFPRVYKLTVWLTPKASYDVDFERMIVRITSVGELPILGYPRNLKEYLSWRMREARLVIRDGKAFLKVVFEKEGEKVEARESIAVDVNMAEVVVGKDDKNYVRIPTRLEEAHHWKSLAENLQRKYPRRWMENKRILYRVRSFHIKAKRVMEDFARKVGRWVVEVTRMMGSNVIKLENLKNLIKNVEKLPKEFHDKLYLMQYRRIQYWIVWQAKKHGMIVEFVNPSYSSISCPKCGQRMVEVSHRWFKCSCGYENDRDVIAVVNLNGRGSLSLSTAPQMRDVRTNR
- a CDS encoding pyrimidine dimer DNA glycosylase/endonuclease V, giving the protein MRLWSIHPKYLDTRGLLGLWREGLLAQKVLLGETRGYKNHPQLIRFKRTSDPILYLGTYLYYVYLEGVRRGYSFNKEKIVKYDLTLRMPVTEGQINYEFHHLLEKLKIRNPKIYAELLQVKIIEVNPIFFVIKGGMEEWEKVAFFNTQNAI
- the sfsA gene encoding DNA/RNA nuclease SfsA, coding for MNLSSLVYEFKETLHEEIVESRLNRFLVQTKSGKLCHLHDPGRLEELIYPGNRILIRQTEKGRGRKTSCQVTAAWDGRWVITDSSIHNVIAKKFLPENSRSEVKLGDSRIDFFFENTYVEVKGCTLVKNGVALFPDAPTERGRRHLEELMKAIESGMKAKLLVLVMRDDAECFSPNAETDKKFAETFYLALAKGLEVEIKEFKLEGNKVYYVRDIPLCGKG